A single region of the Mugil cephalus isolate CIBA_MC_2020 chromosome 4, CIBA_Mcephalus_1.1, whole genome shotgun sequence genome encodes:
- the LOC125007110 gene encoding serine/threonine-protein kinase 4-like encodes MENKDKVQMRNNPRRPLKKLSEDSLTKQPEEVFDVLEKLGEGSYGCVFKAICKETGEIVAIKQVPMESDLQDMIKEISIMQQCNSPHVVRYYGSYIKNCDMWIVMEYCGAGSVSDIIRIRNKTLKEEEIATILYSTLKGLEYLHFMRKIHRDIKAGNILLNSEGQAKLADFGVAGQLTDTMAKRNTVIGTPFWMAPEVIQEIGYNCVADIWSLGITAIEMAEGKPPYADIHPMRAIFMIPTNPPPTFRNPDLWSPAFKDFVSQCLVKNPEQRASATQLLQHSFIKSAKPTSILKALITDAMEIKLKKEEAELREQDDNDDDNSDEDEVDQGTMVRAGTEDLGTIRAAGSLASSLGGTSRTMIEHDDMGTMQSQLGTMVINTEDDDEEEAGTMKRRDETMQPAKPSFLEYFEQKEKEANSHNEKKRENNADNRKLPGDGDLEVVSTWTVDELRVKLASLDPQMEQEIEEIHQRYQAKRQPILDAIEAKKRRQQKF; translated from the exons ATGGAGAACAAGGACAAAGTTCAGATGAGGAATAACCCTCGCAG ACCGCTGAAGAAGCTGAGCGAGGACAGTCTCACCAAGCAGCCAGAGGAAGTCTTTGATGTCCTGGAGAAGCTGGGCGAAGG GTCTTATGGCTGTGTGTTTAAGGCCATTTGTAAAGAAACGGGGGAGATTGTTGCCATCAAACAAGTTCCTATGGAGTCCGATCTTCAAGACATGATCAAGGAAATCTCTATCATGCAGCAGTGTAACAG TCCCCATGTAGTTCGTTACTACGGCAGCTACATCAAAAACTGTGACATGTGGATCGTCATGGAATATTGCGGTGCCGGATCAGTGTCTGATATCATCCGAATACGGAACAAGACG ctgaaagaggaggagattgCCACCATCCTGTACTCGACTCTGAAGGGTCTAGAGTACCTCCACTTCATGAGGAAGATCCACCGAGACATCAAAGCAGGCAACATACTGCTGAACTCAGAGGGTCAGGCCAAGCTGGCCGACTTTGGAGTCGCTGGACAACTCACT GACACCATGGCGAAGAGAAACACGGTCATCGGCACACCGTTCTGGATGGCTCCGGAGGTCATACAGGAGATCGGTTACAACTGTGTGGCTGACATATGGTCTCTGGGCATTACAGCCATAGAGATGGCAGAGGGGAAGCCGCCCTATGCCGACATACACCCGATGAGG GCCATCTTCATGATTCCCACCAATCCTCCACCAACGTTTCGGAACCCAGATCTGTGGTCTCCGGCGTTTAAAGACTTCGTCAGCCAGTGTTTGGTGAAAAACCCGGAACAAAGGGCGTCAGCCACACAGCTGTTACAG CATTCATTTATCAAGTCAGCCAAGCCCACCTCCATCCTTAAAGCCCTGATCACAGACGCCATGGAGATCAAactgaagaaggaggaggccGAACTGAGGGAACAAgatgacaatgatgatgataattCG GATGAGGATGAGGTGGACCAGGGGACGATGGTGCGGGCAGGAACAGAGGACCTGGGAACCATCCGGGCTGCTGGCTCATTAGCGAGCTCGCTTGGCGGTACATCACGAACTATGATCGAACACGACGACATGGGAACCATGCAGTCACAACTGGGCACCATGGTCATCAACACCGAAGACGACGATGAGGAAGAAGCTGGTACTATGAAAA GGAGAGATGAGACGATGCAGCCCGCCAAGCCGTCTTTCCTGGAGTACTTtgagcagaaggagaaggaggccaaTAGTCACAACGAGAAAAAACGAGAAAACAACGCAGACAACCGCAAACTGCCCGGCGACGGAGATCTTGAAGTG GTGAGCACGTGGACGGTGGATGAGCTCCGGGTGAAACTGGCCTCTCTGGACCCTCAGATGGAGCAGGAGATCGAGGAGATCCACCAGCGCTACCAGGCCAAGAGGCAGCCCATCCTGGACGCCATCGAGGCCAAAAAACGACGGCAGCAGAAGTTCTGA
- the si:dkey-43k4.5 gene encoding potassium voltage-gated channel subfamily S member 2, with product MVKESLPSWVNQDPDEGLVHVNVGGLKRSLCSSTLKKFPDTRLGKLLACDSEEDILQVCDDYDVQQKEFYFDRNPGLFPYVLHFYQTGKLHIMEELCVFSFSQEIEYWGINEFFLDSCCSYRYHDRKLESSRHRSWDDESDVSSIDTSVDEISDLNRDMQHFQRVRYGNIKQCLWLTLENPGYSIPSKLFSLLSIGVVLTSIATMCINSIPEYQTFDSDGKLIEDPTMQALEVFCTCWFTFEVVTRLLLAPNRKKFFRHPLNIIDLVSVVPIYITLLFDMTVGSESELGDLGRLIQVFRLMRIFRVLKLARHSTGLRSLGATLRHSYREVGILLLYLAVGVSVFSGIAYTAEYEEDVGLDTIPACWWWGTVSMTTVGYGDVVPVTVAGKLAASGCILGGTLVVALPITIIFNKFSHFYRRQKALEASVRNNHHRKMRMSCESKPEQEGDDQEDAKGSDGDSCCLDDDDDIDDIEEDDIDYEDDGGVINYSYVEHPSYTAMMRKK from the exons ATGGTGAAGGAGAGTCTGCCCAGCTGGGTCAACCAGGACCCTGACGAAGGTCTGGTCCACGTGAATGTCGGAGGTCTGAAGAGGAGCCTCTGTTCCAGCACCCTGAAGAAGTTCCCAGACACCAGGCTAGGAAAGCTGCTGGCGTGTGATTCAGAGGAAGATATACTGCAG GTGTGTGATGATTATGATGTGCAGCAGAAGGAGTTTTATTTCGACAGGAACCCCGGCCTGTTCCCATACGTCCTCCACTTCTATCAGACGGGAAAACTTCACATCATGGAGGAGCTGTGCGTTTTCTCCTTCAG TCAGGAGATCGAGTACTGGGGCATCAATGAGTTCTTCCTGGACAGTTGCTGTAGTTACCGTTACCACGACCGCAAGCTGGAGAGCAGTCGGCATCGCAGCTGGGATGACGAGAGCGACGTCAGCAGCATAGACACATCTGTGGACGAGATATCCGACTTAAACAG GGACATGCAGCATTTCCAGAGGGTTCGATATGGGAACATTAAGCAGTGTCTTTGGCTGACGCTGGAGAACCCTGGATACTCCATCCCCAGCAAGCTCTTCAGTCTGCTCTCCATCGGAGTAGTGCTCACATCCATCGCCACCATGTGCATTAATAGCATCCCAGAGTATCAG ACTTTTGACTCTGACGGGAAGTTGATCGAGGACCCAACCATGCAGGCTCTGGAGGTGTTCTGCACCTGCTGGTTCACCTTCgag GTCGTGACGCGGCTGCTGCTCGCACCGAACAGGAAGAAGTTCTTTCGTCACCCTCTGAATATCATTGACCTGGTGTCTGTGGTTCCCATCTACATCACGCTGCTCTTTGACATGACCGTGGGGTCGGAGTCAGAGCTGGGAGACCTGGGACGACTCATACAG GTGTTCAGGTTAATGAGGATCTTCAGAGTTTTGAAGTTGGCCCGACACTCGACAGGCCTGCGGTCCCTGGGAGCGACACTGAGG CACAGCTACCGTGAGGTCGGCATACTGCTGCTCTACCTGGCTGTCGGAGTGTCCGTTTTCTCCGGTATCGCCTACACCGCTGAATATGAAGAG GACGTGGGTCTAGACACCATCCCGGCCTGCTGGTGGTGGGGCACCGTGAGCATGACCACTGTGGGCTACGGCGACGTCGTGCCCGTCACGGTCGCGGGGAAGCTGGCGGCCAGCGGCTGCATCCTGGGCGGCACCCTGGTGGTGGCGCTgcccatcaccatcatcttcaatAAGTTCTCCCACTTCTACCGGCGGCAGAAAGCCCTGGAGGCGTCGGTCAGGAACAACCACCAcaggaagatgaggatgagcTGCGAGAGCAAGCCAGAGCAGGAGGGGGACGACCAAGAGGACGCCAAGGGGTCGGACGGGGACAGCTGCTGTCTGGATGACGATGATGACATCGATGACATTGAGGAGGACGATATAGATTATGAGGACGACGGGGGAGTGATAAACTATAGTTACGTGGAGCATCCGTCCTATACAGCAATGATGAGGAAGAAGTAG